A stretch of Lathyrus oleraceus cultivar Zhongwan6 chromosome 6, CAAS_Psat_ZW6_1.0, whole genome shotgun sequence DNA encodes these proteins:
- the LOC127097528 gene encoding protein MAIN-LIKE 2-like, whose amino-acid sequence MSLLTMGEAHRGTVANIATYDVSRFRTRVHEFVPMDPMIQPYVELAGFGQISKIMSWSIDNKFILALCERWRPETHTFWFPTGECTVTLEDVYMLLGLRIEGKAVNGKTNYANSICMELLETDLLDDNARGQGILLSRLKSYYNSLYLDEHSTEDA is encoded by the exons atgtctttactcacaatgggcgaagcacacagaggaacagttgcaaacatcgcaacatac gatgtatcaaggtttcgaactcgagtccacgaatttgtcccaatggacccgatgattcaaccttatgttgaactcgccggttttggtcagattagcaagattatgtcttggtctatagataacaagttcattctagccttatgcgaaagatggaggccagagacacacacattttggtttccaaccggtgagtgtaccgtgacgttggaagacgtctacatgcttttaggactacgaattgaaggcaaagctgttaatggtaagaccaactatgcaaattcaatttgcatggagcttttagaaactgatttgttagatgataatgctagaggtcaaggtatactactctcacgcctaaagtcatattataatagtttatatttagatgagcattctaccgaagatgcttga
- the LOC127093187 gene encoding uncharacterized protein LOC127093187, which produces MICHLVGTSDAVASAEKLINEVLAEAEAGASAGGGTRRMAAQSGGDEFSMQIPNNKVGLIIGKGGETIKSMQASTGARIQITFNVKHQLRMEDRIWIQLQSGSEFRCGGFSENRRVITAVVTWRSGHARGK; this is translated from the exons atgatCTGTCACCTTGTGGGTACTTCTGATGCTGTTGCTTCTGCTGAGAAACTTATCAATGAAGTCCTTGCTGAG GCTGAAGCCGGGGCTTCTGCCGGTGGTGGTACTAGACGGATGGCTGCACAATCTGGGGGTGATGAATTTTCGATGCAAATCCCAAACAATAAG GTCGGCCTTATAATTGGTAAAGGAGGAGAAACAATTAAGAGTATGCAAGCTTCTACTGGAGCACGGATTCAG ATTACTTTTAATGTTAAACACCAATTGCGAATGGAAGATCGAATTTGGATCCAACTCCAATCCGGCTCAGAATTCCGGTGCGGTGGATTTTCAGAGAATCGCAG AGTCATCACTGCGGTGGTTACGTGGCGAAGTGGTCACGCGAGAGGGAAGTGA